Proteins encoded in a region of the Sugiyamaella lignohabitans strain CBS 10342 chromosome B, complete sequence genome:
- the BRL1 gene encoding Brl1p (Essential nuclear envelope integral membrane protein; identified as a suppressor of a conditional mutation in the major karyopherin, CRM1; homologous to and interacts with Brr6p, a nuclear envelope protein involved in nuclear export; GO_component: GO:0005783 - endoplasmic reticulum [Evidence IDA] [PMID 15882446]; GO_component: GO:0016021 - integral component of membrane [Evidence IEA]; GO_component: GO:0016020 - membrane [Evidence IEA]; GO_component: GO:0005635 - nuclear envelope [Evidence IDA] [PMID 15882446]; GO_component: GO:0031965 - nuclear membrane [Evidence IEA,IEA]; GO_component: GO:0005634 - nucleus [Evidence IEA]; GO_function: GO:0003674 - molecular_function [Evidence ND]; GO_process: GO:0006406 - mRNA export from nucleus [Evidence IEA]; GO_process: GO:0006406 - mRNA export from nucleus [Evidence IMP] [PMID 15882446]; GO_process: GO:0051028 - mRNA transport [Evidence IEA]; GO_process: GO:0006998 - nuclear envelope organization [Evidence IEA]; GO_process: GO:0006998 - nuclear envelope organization [Evidence IMP] [PMID 15882446]; GO_process: GO:0006611 - protein export from nucleus [Evidence IEA]; GO_process: GO:0006611 - protein export from nucleus [Evidence IMP] [PMID 15882446]; GO_process: GO:0015031 - protein transport [Evidence IEA]; GO_process: GO:0006810 - transport [Evidence IEA]) has product MSGLSIDDPTQQYEQMDSEMADVSMEDVIDNDVEMTDVSHGIAESNLTVSKASSSLEQTNRTPKKSVVSSLLSPTRLGAELAAPEVGAVVLFDPENRGNIEDQSNTVTNGTAIQSTITSDDFSTARESGSHVKYPGVTRRINKSSETMTQATAKEESPVQSMNLQSNYDMPIPTPSWISNNHNLPYVISTYLQLFFNISVLCVFLYLASSTVVSFWRDVDKKISLHSRTVLNDISRCTREYFENDCRPGLRAPALEELCTRLEICMDQDPEAIHRLPLNAELFAEIINSFIEPFSFRSLFVSVFTILGVVYMSNFAFGFLRARTYFHPSSPGAVKKIGPYEFVQGDSSKIMY; this is encoded by the coding sequence ATGAGTGGTCTGTCTATAGATGATCCAACTCAACAATATGAACAAATGGACTCAGAAATGGCAGATGTATCTATGGAAGATGTAATTGACAATGATGTCGAAATGACCGACGTCTCTCACGGTATTGCAGAAAGCAATCTCACTGTATCCAAAGCTAGCAGTAGCTTAGAACAAACGAATAGGACGCCCAAAAAAAGTGTTGTCAGCTCTTTACTTTCACCCACAAGATTGGGCGCTGAGTTggcggcaccagaagttgGCGCAGTGGTTTTGTTTGATCCCGAAAATAGAGGCAATATAGAAGACCAGAGTAATACTGTGACGAATGGTACTGCAATACAGAGCACCATTACTTCAGATGACTTCTCAACAGCAAGGGAAAGTGGTTCACATGTAAAATATCCAGGAGTCACCCGCAGAATTAATAAAAGCTCAGAAACAATGACACAAGCAACAGCAAAAGAAGAGTCTCCTGTACAATCTATGAATCTACAATCGAACTATGACATGCCAATTCCTACGCCTTCTTGGATATCCAATAACCACAACCTTCCGTACGTTATCAGCACTTACTTACAACTGTTTTTTAACATCTCTGTCCTATGCGTATTCTTATATCTAGCATCATCTACGGTTGTGTCATTTTGGAGAGATGTGgacaaaaaaatcagtCTCCACTCGAGGACAGTCCTTAATGATATCAGTAGGTGCACTCgagaatattttgaaaacgATTGTAGACCAGGACTTCGAGCGCCCGCTCTCGAAGAATTATGTACCCGACTAGAAATTTGTATGGACCAAGACCCTGAGGCCATCCATCGCCTGCCACTCAATGCCGAATTATTTGCGGAAATCATTAACAGCTTTATAGAGCCTTTCAGCTTTAGGTCGCTGTTTGTATCGGTATTTACAATCTTGGGTGTTGTATACATGTCTAATTTTGCATTTGGATTCCTCCGTGCTAGGACGTATTTCCATCCATCTTCCCCGGGCGCAGTGAAGAAAATTGGGCCATATGAATTCGTCCAGGGGGACAGCAGCAAGATCATGTATTAA